ACCTCGTCGAGTTCCTTGACCGATTGCGTCACCGCGTCGATGCCGGCGGCGTGTTCGCTGGTGTCGGCCGACAGGCTGTCGAACACCGCGCCGACCTTCTGCACCGACGACACCACCTCGTGCATCGTCTTGCCCGCCGCATTGACCAGCACGGTGCCGCTTTCGACCGTGTCCATCGAGGTGCCGATCAGCACCTTCACTTCCTTGGCCGAATCGGAGGCGCGCAGCGCGAGGTTGCGCACCTCGGCGGCCACCACCGCGAAGCCGCGGCCCTGTTCGCCGGCGCGGGCGGCTTCGACCGCCGCGTTGAGCGCGAGGATGTTGGTCTGGAAGGCGATGCCGTCGATCACCGCGACGATGTCGGTGATCTTGCGCGAGGCGCCGTCGATGTCGTGCATCTTGGTCACCACCTGCTCGAAGATGTCGCCGCCGCGCTTGGCCAGCTCCGACGCCTTGGCGGCCATCGCCCGGGCCTCGATCGCGGCTTCGGCGCTGCTGCGCACGATGACGGTGATCTGGTCGAGGCACATCGCCGCATCGCGCAGGCCGGCATGGCTGCGTTCGGTGCGCGACATCAGCTCGTCGCTGCTGTCGCCCAGCACCTTCGAGGCGCCCTGCACGCCCTGCGCGGCCACGCTGACCTGGCGCATCGCCGCGGCCATGCGCTCCTGCACGTGCTTGAGGCGCTCGCCCAGTGCGGACTCGGCCTTGATGGCGTCGAAGTTGAGCCGGATCGGGCCGCTGCTGCCCATCGCGCGGATCAGGAACTCGATGTCGAAGCGCTCGCGTTCACGCCGCTGGTCCTGCCACGCAACATGCACCAGCAGCAGCGCCTGGGCCAGCAGGAAACCCAGCGGCAGGCCGGCCGAATCCGGCATGACGCCGGGCAGCCAGCCGTTCATCAAGGCCAGCGGGATGAGCGAGAAACCGCCCGCCATCGCGACGATGAAACGCCAGCTGCGATACGACGGCATCAGGCTCATCGTCAGCATGATGTTGAGGAACAGCACGCTCTGCCCCGGCCGCAACACGATCTCCAGGCCCACCATCACCACCATCGCGGCCCCCAGCACGGCGCGCGACAGCACGGTGCCGCGCCACTGCCAGAGCACGAGGGCGGCGGCACCCAGGCACGGCAGGGCCCATTGCGCCCACAGCGCATGGGACTGATCCGGCCCGATCAGCGCAAATGCCAGGACGGCGTTGGCGAGCAGCGCCGCGCCGATCAGCAGGTCGGTGTGACGTGCGGACTTGGCGATGGGAGAGTGTGAGGAAGACGGCATCGTTCTGGCCTGCATGGGTAGCTGATCTCACGATAGCCGGCCG
This portion of the Leptothrix cholodnii SP-6 genome encodes:
- a CDS encoding methyl-accepting chemotaxis protein produces the protein MPSSSHSPIAKSARHTDLLIGAALLANAVLAFALIGPDQSHALWAQWALPCLGAAALVLWQWRGTVLSRAVLGAAMVVMVGLEIVLRPGQSVLFLNIMLTMSLMPSYRSWRFIVAMAGGFSLIPLALMNGWLPGVMPDSAGLPLGFLLAQALLLVHVAWQDQRRERERFDIEFLIRAMGSSGPIRLNFDAIKAESALGERLKHVQERMAAAMRQVSVAAQGVQGASKVLGDSSDELMSRTERSHAGLRDAAMCLDQITVIVRSSAEAAIEARAMAAKASELAKRGGDIFEQVVTKMHDIDGASRKITDIVAVIDGIAFQTNILALNAAVEAARAGEQGRGFAVVAAEVRNLALRASDSAKEVKVLIGTSMDTVESGTVLVNAAGKTMHEVVSSVQKVGAVFDSLSADTSEHAAGIDAVTQSVKELDEVTRQNVAVAERSNDIARELMDHAECLSQVLSSFRLGEFGQGAARAASGAAASTPSALQQQPA